Sequence from the Cervus canadensis isolate Bull #8, Minnesota chromosome 16, ASM1932006v1, whole genome shotgun sequence genome:
caacattgcaaatcaactatacttcaataaaataaaattttagaaagtccAGAATTTTAGCCTCAGCTCCAGCACTGACTAGCTAAAGAGCCCATGCAGTTACCTATCAGTTCTTTCACCTGTGAAATCAGTGCACTAAAACCTGGATTAATAAAATCTAAAAGAGTTCATTTCCCAGAGGCGCTCTCCAGGCCATGACTATACCCTGGTGCAAGTAACAAGTAACTCTCTTGCAGCAAACAGTAAACATCCTTCCTtgtctgaagattttttttttttccccaataacaCACATATTATCATCTCCTGGAACTAGCACTGCCAGGGCAGTCTGGGAGACACAGACCAAATTCATACTTCTCGGGTtgtttctgcctttgttttttttttttttaatttataatacagCCACATAAGACTTTCTCCttctcaaggaaaaaaagaaagaagtcaggaAGTCATGGGGCTGACCTTTCATCTAAGTAGGATCTTGAGAGCCTATGatgtctttcaaatatttaaagagccTTTATTCACTGTAACACTTTTTGAACAATACTATactgagatctttttttttttttttttttagttccattagaacataagctccatgaaggcaggtatttttgtctgcttttttccCTGGCATCTGCCTAGCACCCAGACCATCCCTGCCACACAGCAGACATTTAAACACTGGTGGTCaaggaaaagtgttagttgctcagtcatatctgactctttgtgaccacacggacagtagcacaccaggctcctctgtccgtggaattctccaggcaagaacactggaatgggctgccattcgcttctccaggggatcttcccgacccaagaactgcaaattctttaccatttgagctaccagggaagccctatgataaGAAACTCATTACAGGAAAACCAAACAAGAATCAGAAATATCAAGAACAGTACTTACTCAAATACTTCTAAAGGGACCGTGATATCGTGAAGTTGCTGTCTGCATTTATCAATATCCTGTAAGCCAGTAACAATAAAATTCCTGGGGGAGAACATGAGGTTAGTTTAGATGACCACACTGGGCCCCACCCACAGCGAACCCAGGAGGGCTCCAGAGGCCTGTTCCTTACACAGCAACAGGCGACAGGCAGCTCTCGGCTTTTTGGTCAGCTAGGATTCCCCGGAAGGCTCTGGAGTTATACAGTATGCTAACATatcccttgatttttctttttgaacaagGAACTACCAATATTGAGGGGTCAGAAACCAACAGGAATAAGGGCAGGAGCCTCTTGAGATTTTGTGTGCCCCTTTGAGACAAcacggggcgggggaggggggggcggcaGGGCGCAGTGGACTGGCCTTCGAGAGTCCATCCTCAGAGTCTGGAGGAAGAAACCCACTAGGCCTGGTTTAATTTCAGTTCGGCTTGGGAGCCTTCCTAGAACATCGGGCTGGTCCCACAGCACTGGGTACGGAGGCGGGATTGCAAACACGCCTGTTATGTTTGAACCCCCCATAAAGCTGCGAGCCCGTGTCCACAGCATTCGACTCCGCCTTTGGCCCATCCCAGGGGCCTAGCACCAGGGCCTGCACAAGGCTGCTGCCAGAAAAACTAATTCATAAGCGTTCCGTggcccctctctgcccccagcacCCACCGTCATGCGATTCCTCCTGAAACGGGAAACTGTTATCTGGCCCTGATGACTTCTCCAAATGGGGCCTGAAGGGAAGGTCCCAGCCAGGGCAAGGCGGCAAGAAGGCGGCAGCGGCCAGCGCCCCTGCGCACAGCCTGGATCAGGAGGGACAGGCCCCCGAGCAAGAGTTGGGGGCAGGCAGAGGCTCGCGGCCGGACCCTGGCTTCTCACCCCGGCCCCAGGCAGACACCGCCCCGCGTGCGACTCACAGCTTCTGGTTGAGCCCGGCCTGGCTGCTGGGCTGGAAGTCGCTGACGATAATGCCGAGCTGCCGGATGTTCTCCACGAACTTCTCCAGGTGCTCCTCCAGGTGGTCGAACTTCTCCGCCATCACCGCGAAGCCCGCAAACCGCCACGGGCGTCGTCCTGCCCCGCCGCTTCCTGCTTCCGTCCGGGCCCGCCACCACTTCCGCTTCCTCTGGGGGCCGGATGGGGCGGGGCCTGGGTGGTGGAGCGGGGCTGCCGGGGCGGGGCTTGAGCGCGAGGCGGGGTATGGAGCGTGGTTTGatcgcggggcggggcggggcggggcggagtCAGCTCGGTCCCGCCCCAGCATCCCTAAGCCCGCCAGGTGAGCGGCACGCAGCAGGTGTTGGTCCTCAGGACTTGCAGGCGTGGCTGAGGGACACACAGACCCATCGGTGGGGACCTCTGGGTTCCCGCTCTGTCTCCCCTGGCCCTGAGCAAGTTCGCTAGCCTCTGAACCTCTTGTGGTCATCCGTAAAATCGGGATAAACGAGACCTGACCTTTACCTGAGGTTTGTTAGAAGGGAAGATGCGGAGAAGGCTGAAGCCCAGCGGGCTGTACTTGGAAAGAGTAGCTTTACTACATgatgaaaacactttttttttttttt
This genomic interval carries:
- the MED10 gene encoding mediator of RNA polymerase II transcription subunit 10 isoform X2 translates to MAEKFDHLEEHLEKFVENIRQLGIIVSDFQPSSQAGLNQKLNFIVTGLQDIDKCRQQLHDITVPLEVFEYIDQGRNPQLYTKECLERALAKNEQVKGKIDTMKESISKFWSYKAQE
- the MED10 gene encoding mediator of RNA polymerase II transcription subunit 10 isoform X1, coding for MAEKFDHLEEHLEKFVENIRQLGIIVSDFQPSSQAGLNQKLNFIVTGLQDIDKCRQQLHDITVPLEVFEYIDQGRNPQLYTKECLERALAKNEQVKGKIDTMKKFKSLLIQELSKVFPEDMAKYRSIRGEDHPPS